The genome window GGAGGGCGCCGACGTCGTAATTGCCGCTATTCACGCAGGCGACGAATACGCCTCGCTGCCCAATCAGCAGCAAGTCGATCTTGCGCATACGCTCGCTGACAGCGGCGCTGTCGATTTCATCTATGGCCACCACACGCACTCGGTGCTGCCGATCGAGTACTACAACGACACCTGGATCGTCTACGGGCTGGGCAATGGCGTGACCGAGCTATCGCCGGTCTACGACGTGAACAATGAGGGACTCACCATCCGGGCCCAGTTTGCGGCCGATGAGTCAGGCGAATGGACCGTGAGCGACCTGGCATGGGTTCCCTCGGTGATCGTCCGCGACCCGTACCGGTGGTGTTCGCTGGCCCCGGACCAGGAGCCCGGCTCCTGCTCGACGCCGGAGCATGAAGCAGCCGTGAAAGCGCGCACTCTCGCGACGGTGGAGACCTATGGAGCAGCCGACCACGGTGCGCGCCAGTGGACGGTGTCCGAGGAGAAGTAGATTTCTGCTCCCTCAGCGGGGACGTGCGCCGGCGTGCTTGCGGGCGAGTTCGGCCAGACTGTCGTCCAGGTTGCCGGGCTCGAACGAGCCGTACTTGCGGATCGCGGCTTCGCGGATGAGGAAGTCTGCGATGGCAGGGTTCTTCGGCAGCAGGGAGCCGTGCAGGTAGCTGGCCACGATGTTCCGGTACCGGGCACCCTCATGGTCTTCACTCGAGTTGTTGCCCTCGCCCTTCGTGACCGTGGCGAGCGGCCGGACGCCGGGGCCCAAGTAGGTCTGGCCGCTGTGGTTCTCGTAGCCGTGGATTTCCCCGAACTCCTCGCTGTTGGCGACCACGTTGCCGATCAGCCGTTCGCTGCCGCCGTGGGTCTCGATGTCGAGGATGCCGATCCCGGGAATCAGCATCCCGTCATGGGTCTTGAAAAACTTTCCGAACAGCTGGTAGAGGCCGCAGATCACCAGCATCGGAGCGCCGTCTTCCGCCAGTCGACGCAGGCGCGCGGCGTTGGCTTGGAGGTCCTCCTGGATGACCACCTGCCCGCTGTCCTGTCCGCCGCCGCCGATAAGGATGTCGACATCCTCCTGGAAGGCGTCGCCGGCGTTGTGTTCAAGCACCTCGGCTTCGTAGCCGTGCCACGCCAGTCTCTGCTTGAGAACCAGGACGTTACCCCAGTCTCCGTAGATATTCATGTCCCGGGGATAGAGCTGCAGGATGCGGATTGTGCCCTTGCTCGTTGGAGCGTCGTGGGTCATGACACCACCTTCACTTCGGTAATTCGGGACAGATCCCTGCGTATTGCCAACATGGCGGTGTACGTGCAGAAGATCCGCTTGGGCCGGCCCTTCGCGCTGTGGATGAAGGTGCGCAGCGCGGAACCGGTGTCGGTGTCGATGTCGGCGACCGAAACGTCGTCGTACTTCAGGCGCAGGGCCATGTCATATGCGCGCACGCCGCTGACCATGTCAACACCGGCTTCACGAAGGGTGTCGAAATCGACGTCCCAGAGCCAGGACATGTCCCTGCCGTCGGCGTAGTTGTCGTTGATGGCGATCATGGTTGCGTAACCGGTGGCATCGAAGGACTTGAGGCCAAGCCGGAACCCGCTGGGGTTCTTCACCAGCACAAGCTCCAGCGGCTGCCCGTCAACCACCAGCGACTCACCGCGGCCGAAGGCCGGCTCAACCGCGGCCAGGGAATTGAGCAACGCTTCCCGGCGGGCGTCCTTGCCCAGGACCACCCGAGCCATGGCAAGGGCGGCGGCAGCGTTGAAGATGTTGTAGACACCACGGAGGCTCAGTTCGACGGTGCTCGACTCTCCGTCCATCGAGAAGGACGCCGTGTTCGAGTCGACGGTCTCAAGAACCACGTCTGCCGGCAGGCGCGAGGCCGGTGCCGTGCCGGTTGCACCCCGAAGCTCGTCGTCGCTGGGGAACGTGTCCCGGAGACCCTCGTTGAGGCCGAAGTAGGCAACCGTTGCGTTCTTCACCGAAGATGCGATTGAAGCGACGCGCGGATCCTCCCGGTTCAGCACTACCGTGCCCGTGGTCTTGACCGCAATCTGCTCAAGCAGTCTGGTGGTCTTGTCGATTTCGCCGAACCGGTCCAACTGGTCGCGCAGCACATTCAGGAGCAGGCAGTGGGTCGGTGGAACCAGGTTCACGAAGTGGACGGCGTGGGCCTCGTCGAGTTCAAGTACGGCAACGTCGGCCTTCAAGCGGCCGCGCCAGTCCACGTCACCCAACAGGGCGGCAGCCACTCCGCGGGTGAAATTGCTTCCCGTCCGGTTGGTGAACACCTTCAGGCCCTGACCCTCAAGCAGTTCCACCACCATCTTGGTGGTGGTTGTCTTGCCGTTGGTGCCACTGACAACGACGACGCCGCGGGGCAGGTCCCGTAGTGCCCTCGCCATGAAACCGGGGTCGATCCGTTCCACCACCAGGCCGGGGAAGGCAGAGCCGCCGCCGCGCAGGCGTGACAGGGCTCGGACTGCTTTGCCCAGGGGCACGCTCAAGCTAGACAGACCAGACATGACGTCTAACTTATCGCGATTTGGTTCCTCAACCGGCATACGCGCTTGCCTTCCGGGCCGGGCCGGGAGTGCCGCTCAGCCGGCCGGTCTTCGAATTCGGGCGCTGCGCACGGCCAAACTAGAATAGTTCGGTGACTTCCACAAATACATCTGCGGACAACCCGCTGCGCGTAGGCGTCCTGGCAGTGCAGGGTGACGTCCGCGAACACATGAGGGTGATTGAATCCCTGGGCGGATCAGCAACGGCAGTCCGCCGCCCTTCAGAGTTGGCAGACATCGAAGGACTGATCATTCCCGGGGGCGAGTCCACCACGATGGACAAGCTGACCCGCGCTTTCGACCTTGCCGAACCGCTGCGTGAACGAGTCCGGGACGGCTTTCCTGTCTACGGTTCCTGTGCGGGAATGATCATGCTCGCCGACACCATCGCCGATCCTTCCCTCGACCTGTCGGGCAGCCCTCAACAGACGATCGGCGGGCTGGACATCGTGGTGCGCAGGAACGCTTTCGGCCGGCAGCGTGAATCCTTCGAGACCGATCTCGCGTTCGCAGAGCTTCCCGGCAGCCCGGATCCTGTTCATGCGGTCTTCATCCGCGCTCCCTGGGTGGAGAAGGTCGGAGAGTCCGTGCAGGTCCTCGCGCAGGTGGATGCGCCGGAGACACCCCCCGCCGAGCACGGCGTCGGGCAGGCCGATGCACGGCCGGTCGCTAGAATTGTTGCAGTTCGCTCAGGAAACCTGCTGGCCACGAGCTTCCATCCGGAAGTCACAGGCGAGCACCGCGTTCACGAGCTTTTCCTATCCATGATCGCAAAGAGAAGGGCAGAGCATGTCGGGGCACTCTAAATGGGCTACCACCAAACACAAGAAGGCGGTCATTGATGCCAAGCGCGCCAAGTCCTTCGCCAAGCTGATCAAGAACATCGAAGTTGCTGCCCGCGCAGGAGGGGCAGATCTCTCAGGTAACCCCGCGCTGGAACTTGCCGTCCAGAAGGCCAAGAAAACCTCGGTCCCGAATGACAACATCGACCGTGCGATCAAGCGCGGCGCCGGCCTCACCGGTGAGGTCATTGACTACTCCGAGATCATCTACGAAGCACGCGGTCCCCAGGGTTCGGCTTTGCTCATCGAGTGCCTGACCGACAACAAGAACCGCGCCGCATCAGAGGTGCGCGTTGCCATCACCCGCAACGGCGGTACCGTGGCCGATCCCGGGTCCGTTGCCTACCTTTTCTCGCGCAAGGGCGTCGTGTCGCTGCCGAAGAAGGACCTGAGCGAGGACGATGTCCTCATGGCGGTCCTCGACGCGGGGGCCGAGGAGGTCAAGGAATCCGGTGACAGCTTCGACGTTCACTCCGAGCCCACCGACCTGCGCGCCGTCGTCGCCGGTCTCGAGGATGCCGGGATCGAGTACGAGACCGACGAGGTCGAGTTCGTTCCCTCCATGCAGGTGGAGTTGGATGCCGACGCTGCACGGAAGTTCCTCAAGCTCGTCGATGCTCTCGAGGACCTTGACGACGTCCAGAACGTGTACTCGAACGCTGATCTCAGCGATGACGTACTCGCCCAGCTGGAGAGCGACGATTAGTTCGGCCTTCCCCGGATCCGCGCCGTGACTCTCAGGGTCATGGGCGTGGATCCGGGACTGACGCGCTGCGGCCTCGCGGTGGTCGACGTGGAGCCGAACCGGCGCGCTACCCTCGTTTCCGTCGGCGTAGTAGGTACACCCGCCGACGTCAGCCTGGACCGCAGGCTGCTCATGATCGCGGAGTCCGTTGAATCCTGGCTGGATTCCCACTCACCGGCGGTCCTCGCCGTCGAACGCGTTTTCAGCCAGCTGAACGTGAGCACCGTGATGGGCACCGCACAGGCGTCCGGCGTCGTCATCGCTGCAGCCGCGCGACGCGGCATACCGGTCGCGCTGCACACGCCCACTGAGGTCAAGGCTGCGGTCACCGGAAACGGGCAGTCGGACAAGGCCGCAGTCACCAAGATGGTCACCAAGATCCTTCGGCTGACAACCGCGCCCACTCCTGCGGACGCTGCAGACGCGCTTGCCCTGGCGATCACGCATGCCTGGCGGACCGGAGCTTCCGCCACGGCCCGCGCGCAGGGCGGTTCGGGGCAGACCCCCGCGCAGCGGTTGTGGGCGGAAGCGGAAGCAAAAGCACGACGGCGGCGCTAAATCTCCGGATTCACCGGCGGCCGGTGTGGCGCTCATCTTTTGTGGGACGGTGCCGTAGGCTCATTCGTAGATATGTTCGGTGATATTCACACGACTTCCCGCACCCACTTCTTGCATCGTCAAGCCTTACCTTGGAGCACCAGCGCATGATCAGCTCTCTGACCGGAACCGTCAGCCACGTGGGCCTTCATTCCGCCGTCATCGATGTCAACGGGTTCGGCATGCAGGTCCAGGCCACGCCGCAGACACTTTCCGGCCTGCATGTTGGCGCGCAGGCCACTGTATCCACCGCGCTGATCGTCCGTGAGGATTCAATGACGCTGTTCGGCTTCGCGGGGCCCGAGGAGCGCGAGGTTTTCGAGACCCTGCTGGGCGTGAGCGGAGTGGGGCCGCGGCTAGCGCTTGCTGTTCTTGCGGTACACACCCCGGAAGCCATCCGGATAGCGGCGTCATCGGGTGACGACAAGGCCTTCAGCAAGGTGCCTGGTATCGGCCCGAAGGGAGCCCGACGCATTGTTCTTGAGCTCGCCGACAAGCTGGTTCCGCTGGAATCCGGCTCTCCGGCTACGCCCGGGAATGCGTGGCAGGGTCAAGTTCTTGCCGCGATGATGGGCCTGGGCTGGTCGGAGAAGGACGCGGGTGCGGCCATCGACGCGGCGATCAAGGAATCACCGGAGACCGCAGCCTCCGGTGACGTCGGATCAATCCTCAAGCTCACCCTGCGCAGGCTCGGCCAGGACGGCGCCCGCAGCTCTGCCCGGACGTCGGTGGGCTGATGGCGGCGGACAACGAACAGCCGCTGGTCTCTCCCGCGGTGGATCCTGAGGATCGCGCAGTCGAAGCGGCGCTCAGGCCGAAGAACCTTGACGATTTTGTGGGACAGGCTCGTGTGCGACGGCAGCTGTCCCTGGTGCTGGAAGCATCGCGCCTGAGGGGGCGCAGCGCGGACCACGTCCTGCTGTCCGGTCCGCCCGGACTGGGCAAGACCACTCTTGCAATGATCATTGCCGCCGAGATGAACGCGCCGCTGCGTATCAGCTCCGGCCCGGCGATCCAGCACGCGGGGGACCTTGCCGCGATCCTGTCCTCACTGACGGACGGCGAGGTGCTGTTCCTCGATGAAATCCACCGAATGTCCCGGCCGGCCGAAGAGATGCTCTACATGGCCATGGAGGACTTCCGGGTAGACATCGTGGTGGGCAAAGGGCCCGGAGCCACCGCCATTCCGTTGGACCTCCCGCCGTTCACCCTTGTCGGGGCAACAACACGGGCCGGGCTCCTGCCGGGACCGCTGCGCGACCGGTTCGGCTTCACCGGGCATCTGGAGTTCTACTCCACCGAGGAGCTCGAACTGGTGCTGCGCCGTTCGGCCATGATGATGGACATGCGGGTCAACTCGGCGGCATTTGCGGAGATTGCCGGCCGATCCAGGGGAACACCCCGTATCGCCAACCGTCTTCTGCGGCGGGTTCGCGACTGGGCACTGGTTCACGCCGTCGACGTCATCGATGCCGGCAGTGCCGGTGCGGCGCTGGACATGTACGAGGTTGACGCAAAGGGCCTTGACCGGCTGGACCGCGCCGTGCTGACCGCGCTGGTGACCAAGTTCAATGGAGGACCTGTCGGTTTGTCTACCCTCGCTATAGCTGTCGGCGAGGAACCTGAAACCGTCGAGACTGTTGCCGAACCCTACCTGGTCCGCGAAGGCATGCTCGGCCGTACCCCGCGCGGACGGATTGCGACAGCTGCTGCGTGGGAGCATCTGGGACTGATGATGCCGCCGACCGTCGCGGCCGCGATGCCCGAGGACCTGTTTTCGGTGTACCAGGAAGAGCACGACGGGGAACTCGGTGACGAGACGGAGTGGAGCAGGAACAAGCGCTAGTGCTTGTTCGGGCCGGAATGCCCGTAAACTGATATGACGC of Arthrobacter sp. JZ12 contains these proteins:
- a CDS encoding glutamine amidotransferase, whose amino-acid sequence is MTHDAPTSKGTIRILQLYPRDMNIYGDWGNVLVLKQRLAWHGYEAEVLEHNAGDAFQEDVDILIGGGGQDSGQVVIQEDLQANAARLRRLAEDGAPMLVICGLYQLFGKFFKTHDGMLIPGIGILDIETHGGSERLIGNVVANSEEFGEIHGYENHSGQTYLGPGVRPLATVTKGEGNNSSEDHEGARYRNIVASYLHGSLLPKNPAIADFLIREAAIRKYGSFEPGNLDDSLAELARKHAGARPR
- a CDS encoding MurT ligase domain-containing protein; the protein is MSGLSSLSVPLGKAVRALSRLRGGGSAFPGLVVERIDPGFMARALRDLPRGVVVVSGTNGKTTTTKMVVELLEGQGLKVFTNRTGSNFTRGVAAALLGDVDWRGRLKADVAVLELDEAHAVHFVNLVPPTHCLLLNVLRDQLDRFGEIDKTTRLLEQIAVKTTGTVVLNREDPRVASIASSVKNATVAYFGLNEGLRDTFPSDDELRGATGTAPASRLPADVVLETVDSNTASFSMDGESSTVELSLRGVYNIFNAAAALAMARVVLGKDARREALLNSLAAVEPAFGRGESLVVDGQPLELVLVKNPSGFRLGLKSFDATGYATMIAINDNYADGRDMSWLWDVDFDTLREAGVDMVSGVRAYDMALRLKYDDVSVADIDTDTGSALRTFIHSAKGRPKRIFCTYTAMLAIRRDLSRITEVKVVS
- the pdxT gene encoding pyridoxal 5'-phosphate synthase glutaminase subunit PdxT, whose amino-acid sequence is MRVIESLGGSATAVRRPSELADIEGLIIPGGESTTMDKLTRAFDLAEPLRERVRDGFPVYGSCAGMIMLADTIADPSLDLSGSPQQTIGGLDIVVRRNAFGRQRESFETDLAFAELPGSPDPVHAVFIRAPWVEKVGESVQVLAQVDAPETPPAEHGVGQADARPVARIVAVRSGNLLATSFHPEVTGEHRVHELFLSMIAKRRAEHVGAL
- a CDS encoding YebC/PmpR family DNA-binding transcriptional regulator, yielding MSGHSKWATTKHKKAVIDAKRAKSFAKLIKNIEVAARAGGADLSGNPALELAVQKAKKTSVPNDNIDRAIKRGAGLTGEVIDYSEIIYEARGPQGSALLIECLTDNKNRAASEVRVAITRNGGTVADPGSVAYLFSRKGVVSLPKKDLSEDDVLMAVLDAGAEEVKESGDSFDVHSEPTDLRAVVAGLEDAGIEYETDEVEFVPSMQVELDADAARKFLKLVDALEDLDDVQNVYSNADLSDDVLAQLESDD
- the ruvC gene encoding crossover junction endodeoxyribonuclease RuvC, which produces MTLRVMGVDPGLTRCGLAVVDVEPNRRATLVSVGVVGTPADVSLDRRLLMIAESVESWLDSHSPAVLAVERVFSQLNVSTVMGTAQASGVVIAAAARRGIPVALHTPTEVKAAVTGNGQSDKAAVTKMVTKILRLTTAPTPADAADALALAITHAWRTGASATARAQGGSGQTPAQRLWAEAEAKARRRR
- the ruvA gene encoding Holliday junction branch migration protein RuvA; translation: MISSLTGTVSHVGLHSAVIDVNGFGMQVQATPQTLSGLHVGAQATVSTALIVREDSMTLFGFAGPEEREVFETLLGVSGVGPRLALAVLAVHTPEAIRIAASSGDDKAFSKVPGIGPKGARRIVLELADKLVPLESGSPATPGNAWQGQVLAAMMGLGWSEKDAGAAIDAAIKESPETAASGDVGSILKLTLRRLGQDGARSSARTSVG
- the ruvB gene encoding Holliday junction branch migration DNA helicase RuvB, producing the protein MAADNEQPLVSPAVDPEDRAVEAALRPKNLDDFVGQARVRRQLSLVLEASRLRGRSADHVLLSGPPGLGKTTLAMIIAAEMNAPLRISSGPAIQHAGDLAAILSSLTDGEVLFLDEIHRMSRPAEEMLYMAMEDFRVDIVVGKGPGATAIPLDLPPFTLVGATTRAGLLPGPLRDRFGFTGHLEFYSTEELELVLRRSAMMMDMRVNSAAFAEIAGRSRGTPRIANRLLRRVRDWALVHAVDVIDAGSAGAALDMYEVDAKGLDRLDRAVLTALVTKFNGGPVGLSTLAIAVGEEPETVETVAEPYLVREGMLGRTPRGRIATAAAWEHLGLMMPPTVAAAMPEDLFSVYQEEHDGELGDETEWSRNKR